The proteins below are encoded in one region of Bos indicus x Bos taurus breed Angus x Brahman F1 hybrid chromosome 2, Bos_hybrid_MaternalHap_v2.0, whole genome shotgun sequence:
- the METTL8 gene encoding methyltransferase-like protein 8 isoform X2, with translation MNVIWRNYISCPRMRKVPHRYQSGCHPVAPLGSRILTDPTKVFEHNMWDHMQWSKEEEAAARKKVEENSAVRVLLEEQVKYESEASKYWDTFYKIHKNKFFKDRNWLLREFPEILPVGQKTEEKVKELSWNHVKINAESFFSKMHCPTMPEEKNHYKESSGSSDGQSKAGSDFSKLDSEEYRERPLKTELFPGSNAAFRILEVGCGAGNSVFPILNTLQNVPEFFLYCCDFASGAVELVKSHASYRAAQCCAFVHDVCDHGLPYPFPDGTLDVILLVFVLSSIHPDRMQGVINRLSKLLKPGGMLLFRDYGRYDKTQLRFKRGHCLSENFYVRGDGTRAYFFTKGEVHNMFCKAGLDEKQNLVDRRLQVNRKKKVKMHRVWVQGKFQKPLHLTQKSSNLVFSVLSHE, from the exons ATGAATGTGATTTGGAGAAATTATATTTCCTGTCCAAGGATGAGAAAAGTACCTCACAGATACCAAAGTGGTTGTCACCCAGTGGCCCCTCTGGGATCAAGGATTTTAACTGATCCAACAAAAGTTTTTGAACATAACATGTG ggATCACATGCAATGgtcaaaagaagaagaagcagcagccagaaaaaaagtagaggaaaactCAGCTGTGCGAGTCCTTTTGGAAGAGCAAG tTAAGTATGAGAGTGAAGCCAGTAAATATTGGGACACGTTTTACAAGATTCATAAGAATAAGTTTTTCAAAGATCGTAATTGGCTATTGAGGGAATTTCCTGAAATTCTTCCAGTTGGtcagaaaactgaagagaagGTGAAAGAATTATCATGGAATCATGTAAAAATTAATGCTGAAAGTTTTTTCTCAAAAATGCACTGCCCTACTATgcctgaagaaaaaaatcattataaagaAAGTTCTGgctcatcagatggtcaaagcaAAGCAGGATCTGACTTTTCTAAACTGGATTCTGAAGAATACAGAGAAAGACCTCTGAAGACTGAATTGTTTCCTGGTAGCAATGCTGCTTTCAGAATCCTTGAG GTTGGCTGTGGTGCTGGGAATAGTGTTTTTCCAATTCTGAACACTTTGCA GAATGTGCCGGAGTTCTTTCTTTATTGTTGTGATTTTGCTTCTGGAGCTGTGGAGCTAGTAAAG TCTCATGCATCATACAGAGCAGCCCAGTGCTGTGCCTTTGTTCATGACGTTTGTGACCATGGCTTACCCTACCCTTTTCCGGATGGGACCCTGGATGTCATTCTCCTAGTCTTTGTTCTGTCTTCTATTCATCCTGACAG GATGCAAGGTGTTATAAACCGACTGTCCAAGTTACTGAAACCTGGGGGAATGCTGTTATTTCGGGACTATGGAAGATATGATAAGACTCAGCTTCGTTTTAAAAGAG gacattgtttatctgaaaatttTTATGTTCGAGGAGATGGCACCAGAGCATATTTCTTTACAAAAG GGGAAGTGCACAATATGTTCTGTAAGGCTGGGTTAGATGAGAAGCAAAATCTGGTTGATCGTCGCTTACaagttaataggaaaaaaaaagtgaaaatgcacCGAGTGTGGGTTCAAGGCAAATTCCAGAAGCCATTACACTTGACTCAAAAAAGCTCCAACTTGGTATTTTCAGTCCTTTCACATGAATGA
- the METTL8 gene encoding methyltransferase-like protein 8 isoform X1, with amino-acid sequence MNVIWRNYISCPRMRKVPHRYQSGCHPVAPLGSRILTDPTKVFEHNMWDHMQWSKEEEAAARKKVEENSAVRVLLEEQAIIMSLIELPWGLRSCYTLLGTVELSALIEVKYESEASKYWDTFYKIHKNKFFKDRNWLLREFPEILPVGQKTEEKVKELSWNHVKINAESFFSKMHCPTMPEEKNHYKESSGSSDGQSKAGSDFSKLDSEEYRERPLKTELFPGSNAAFRILEVGCGAGNSVFPILNTLQNVPEFFLYCCDFASGAVELVKSHASYRAAQCCAFVHDVCDHGLPYPFPDGTLDVILLVFVLSSIHPDRMQGVINRLSKLLKPGGMLLFRDYGRYDKTQLRFKRGHCLSENFYVRGDGTRAYFFTKGEVHNMFCKAGLDEKQNLVDRRLQVNRKKKVKMHRVWVQGKFQKPLHLTQKSSNLVFSVLSHE; translated from the exons ATGAATGTGATTTGGAGAAATTATATTTCCTGTCCAAGGATGAGAAAAGTACCTCACAGATACCAAAGTGGTTGTCACCCAGTGGCCCCTCTGGGATCAAGGATTTTAACTGATCCAACAAAAGTTTTTGAACATAACATGTG ggATCACATGCAATGgtcaaaagaagaagaagcagcagccagaaaaaaagtagaggaaaactCAGCTGTGCGAGTCCTTTTGGAAGAGCAAG CCATAATTATGAGTTTGATTGAGCTTCCTTGGGGTCTCAGAAGCTGTTATACTTTGCTGGGAACTGTGGAATTGTCAGCATTGATTGAAG tTAAGTATGAGAGTGAAGCCAGTAAATATTGGGACACGTTTTACAAGATTCATAAGAATAAGTTTTTCAAAGATCGTAATTGGCTATTGAGGGAATTTCCTGAAATTCTTCCAGTTGGtcagaaaactgaagagaagGTGAAAGAATTATCATGGAATCATGTAAAAATTAATGCTGAAAGTTTTTTCTCAAAAATGCACTGCCCTACTATgcctgaagaaaaaaatcattataaagaAAGTTCTGgctcatcagatggtcaaagcaAAGCAGGATCTGACTTTTCTAAACTGGATTCTGAAGAATACAGAGAAAGACCTCTGAAGACTGAATTGTTTCCTGGTAGCAATGCTGCTTTCAGAATCCTTGAG GTTGGCTGTGGTGCTGGGAATAGTGTTTTTCCAATTCTGAACACTTTGCA GAATGTGCCGGAGTTCTTTCTTTATTGTTGTGATTTTGCTTCTGGAGCTGTGGAGCTAGTAAAG TCTCATGCATCATACAGAGCAGCCCAGTGCTGTGCCTTTGTTCATGACGTTTGTGACCATGGCTTACCCTACCCTTTTCCGGATGGGACCCTGGATGTCATTCTCCTAGTCTTTGTTCTGTCTTCTATTCATCCTGACAG GATGCAAGGTGTTATAAACCGACTGTCCAAGTTACTGAAACCTGGGGGAATGCTGTTATTTCGGGACTATGGAAGATATGATAAGACTCAGCTTCGTTTTAAAAGAG gacattgtttatctgaaaatttTTATGTTCGAGGAGATGGCACCAGAGCATATTTCTTTACAAAAG GGGAAGTGCACAATATGTTCTGTAAGGCTGGGTTAGATGAGAAGCAAAATCTGGTTGATCGTCGCTTACaagttaataggaaaaaaaaagtgaaaatgcacCGAGTGTGGGTTCAAGGCAAATTCCAGAAGCCATTACACTTGACTCAAAAAAGCTCCAACTTGGTATTTTCAGTCCTTTCACATGAATGA